In Corylus avellana chromosome ca8, CavTom2PMs-1.0, the genomic stretch TTGAAGGAGCTTCATCGAGCTATTAAGCTGTGTGAACATTCTTTAGTTTCTTCAGATCCTGTTGTTACGTCATTAGGAGCCTATCAGCAGGTTAGCCTTTTCTTTATTGATCCTTGTTCTCTTAAACAATTCAAATCAAGACTAATTTTGACAATGGAATTGCTTTACTCAATTATTGCCATCTCCCAGGCTCATGTATTCTCTTCAGGACCAGGACGGTGTGCAGCTTTCCTTGCAAACTACCGAGCAAAATCTGCTGCTAGGGTGATATTCAATAACATGCACTACAATCTGCCTCCTTGGTCAATTAGCATCCTTCCTGACTGCAGAAACGTTGTATTTAACACTGCAAGGGTAAGTATTGTCCTAGTTTCATCCCAATCCGTGTCCAAAGGAAAAGTAACTCATGGTCGAGTAGCTTGTTTTATGCATTGTTCTTTTGGACCATGGACTGATACAATTATCCTGTCTACAAAAAGGTGGGAGTTCAAACTTCACAGATGCAAATGTTGCCTACCGATTCCCAATTGTTCTCGTGGGAGACCTACGATGAAGGTATTTCTTCTCTGGACGATCGTTCAACAATTACAGTTGGACTCTTGGAGCAAATAAATGTTACCAGAGATGCTACTGACTATCTATGGTACATGACTAGGTGAGCCTGCTAGATTGTATAATTCTTGAATGGCTATCTCCTAATTTGTTAAGCAGCAGATTAATGCGCCTCAAATTGTTCACTTTCATTACTAAAGATTGGTAGTGTAATGCAATGAGTAAGGAATCTTCTGGGAAATTGAGGATTAGATTGGGGAGAGAGGAGAAATGGAAGGTGGGTCAAACGTTGTGGGGCTTGCAGAAACcatctttatattaaattcttCTTGAATCTTTATGGACTAATAACATAAAAACTCAATTTACTCATACACTGGAAAGAGATACATCTGGAGGGGACATGTTCTTACCCAAGATATGatctattttggatttttttttttcttctattaaattatttggaaaagtttttgTGACTTTCTAGTTTGGATGCCATTTCAGTGTTGACATTCATCCATTGGAATCATTTCTGCGAAGAGGACAAAAGCCCACTCTTAGTGTGCAGTCAACTGGCCATGGTGTTCACATCTTCATCAATGGGCAATATTCAGGTATGTTGAATTTAACTCTCCTTAGCAATTGAGTAGAAGCCCAGCCAGAAAAGATAGGAAATGTAAAGTGTCTTTTGCTAGTGGATTATCGCTTGAAATTCAGTACCTCTTGAGTCTAACACCAGAAAATTTAGGTTCAATAATAGTTAACTTGTTATTATAGGGTCTGCCTTTGGAACCAGGGAGCAGAGGCAATTCACATTTACTGGACCAGTCAACCTGCATGCTGGAACAAACAAAATTGCACTACTCAGTATAGCTGTGGGATTACCGGTTAGTACCATGATTCTGTCTGAATGCAAGTCATTAAGTTTTTTCAGGTACTGACTACTAAAAATTTATGTTGAAGAACGTTGGGTTCCGTTTTGAGACATGGAAAACAGGAATCCTAGGTCCAGTTGTGCTCAATGGTCTTGACAAGGGAATGAGAGACTTATCATGGCAGAAATGGTCCTACCAGGTGAGGCAAAGCACTTATGTATACACACTCACACAAGATTATCTTATTTCTGTATGTTTCATCATGTGTCATACATCCCAAAAGTTTGTCTCACAGTATCTTCTGTACGTAGGTTGGCCTAAAAGGAGAGGCAATGAATTTGGTCTCTCCTAATGGAGCCTCATCTGTTGATTGGATCCGAGCATCTGTAGCTACCCAAAGCCAGCATCCTTTGACATGGTATAAGGTAGGGAAACTTTGAGAAAACAGAAGATAGAAGGAAGTCAGATATTAGTATCAAAGACAAGTTCAGGCTTTAGTGGCTAAATAGCTTGATACCTGCAGGCTTATTTCAATGCGCCTAGAAGAGATGAGCCATTGGCTTTAGACATGCGGAGTATGGGAAAGGGTCAAGTGTGGATCAATGGAAAGAGCATAGGAAGATATTGGATGGCCTATGCAAAGGGCAGTTGCAATACTTGTAGCTACTCTGGAACATTCAGGCAGGGAAAGTGCCAATTTGGTTGCGGGCAACCAACCCAAAGATGGTATTATAATGTTACTCTCTAAAAGACAAATTTAGCATAACAATTgaattttgagtaatgctatttagcaTACTATTATACGATTGTCatacaatttgatgatgtgCCAGTAAAAATCAGTCTTTAGTGATCAACACttgtataaaagaaaaaaaaaaaaaatcaatgactgatttttattgtcacattattTCAATTGTACGACAGTCGTAGAGCAGTCTACcaaatagtattactcttaaatttttagatGTTCCATCAAATATGGCAATTGAGGCAAAAGGCAAGCTGAGCTTGGTTTATCAACATTCCATCACTTATCTCACATTATGTATTTTTTAGGTATCATGTTCCAAGGTCCTGGTTAATGCCAACAAGAAATTTGTTGGTAGTTTTTGAGGAACTTGGTGGTGATGTATCAAAGATTTCTCTTGTTCGGAGATCGGTGACTAGTGTTTGTGCTGAAGAATATGAGAACCGCCCGACCATTGCGAACTTTAGTGTTGAGGGCCATGGTGAATCAAATATACTTCAGCAGTCCAAGGTTCATCTGCAGTGTGCAGCAGGGCAGTCAATATCAACTATTAAGTTTGCAAGTTTCGGAACTCCTTCCGGAACTTGTGGAAGTTTCCAAAAGGGAACTTGCCATGCACCAAACTCTCTTGAAGTTGCAGAGAAGGCACCTACTCAACTACAAACTTGCAAATGTAGATTTCAACTGTTAAAACTATTATATTAACATCTCTTTTACATTACATGTTTCACAGAACTGCATTGGGCGGGAGAGCTGCTTGGTTACCATATCAAACACCAACTTTGGGATGGATCCATGTCCTAACATGTTGAAGCGATTATCAGTTGAAGCTACTTGTTCTTCTGCTGGTACAACCACCGAAAACAATTCGAGGAAATGAAACACTGTAAAAGGAGGTAGAAACTTTCGGATGTGATTATCATTAGCTGCATATGATGGCATGGTATGACGCAAGtgatgaaaagaaagaaggggtAATATTGCAGGCAAAGAACTTTCAGCATCATCAATAGATTGCTCCTTTAGAACCTGTAGTTAAGGGTATCTCGTCTAGGCAATTACAATGTTTTCCTATCCTGGAAAATATGCTTCTGCAAGTGATTTCTGGTGGATGGCAAGTGGTCTTGCTTGAAGGGGTTGAGCTCCaaaaatgatttaatataaaaatgactGAAGGGCTAAAGAGAGAACTAGTTATTAGGAAAGTATGTGCTTGAAGAGTGATAATTGTGTAAAGACTTGTGCTTCCCTTGAACTGAAGCTACATTCTAAgttattgtcattgtttttcACTTAATGGGTGAAACTAATTTATCATCTTTACATGATTCGTAGTGCTCTAGTATCCAAAAACTGGTGAACACTTTCTTCTTCCTGTTAACAAAAGATTCCCTTTTTATTTGCTCCCCCCCGCTTCAATGGAAAGTGGGAAAATTGCTCATTTTACCGGTAGCTTCTCTACAACTACCTCTCACCCAACATGGTCTCTTAAACTAGTCttattagaatattaactaaatgagTAAACTCTTAATTTCTTAccagtttaattttttaggacaataaataatttaatataatattttagcGGTCCGAGAGTTTGAACATATATGTGCAGTGGAGTCTTAAAATGAAAAGTGGGAAAATTGCTCATTTCACCGGTAGCTTCTCTACAATTATCTCTCACCCAATATGGTCTCTTAAATTAGTTCTGttagaatattaactaaatgagTAAACTCTTAATTTCTTAccagtttaattttttaggacaataaataatttaatataatattttagcGGTCCGAGAGTTTGAACATACATGTGAAGCGgaatcttaaaatattaattaaagtaaTTAACTTCTATTAATCTAATATTTCTAAACATTTGGATCTAAAACGTTTCCTTGCTTGCTTTCAAGCCGCATAGAGCCACATCAAGTATGTTTTCTAATGGATtatattagaagaaaaaatgtaTGTTTTCTAAAATACAATTTACCCCTCCAAAGTATCATTATTTGGCATTTTAGCCACCAAAATTTCAGCAGTGACACTCAAACCCAACAAACTACTAAATTGTAACAATTTAACCCACAAAATTTTTCGGTTTGGACGGAACGTAAGTCAACTTTTTATCTCCTCTAACAATGACTTGggatgaaaagtgaaaaaagaaggGGGCAATCATGATGCACTTCCAGTTTATGAGAAATAAGCAATTCTACATTTCAGTGTTAGAGGACCCAAGAGATCTCAGCTCCAATGGTGACATTTTCCGGCCAATTAGGGCAAAATGAAATTAAAGGGAGTTGAGATTGATTTTATGAATGACATAATTGGATCATGGCTTCTAGGTCTAAGCTAGCCAAAAGAGGTCTAAATGGATAGGAATCCCTATCAATTTGGTTATCTGAATTACTAACAATTCGGACAACAAATATGAGAGAACTATTATAAGATCCACTTGCCCAAACAAATTTTGGATTATTCACCCATTTGTTTGCACAGAAAAGCCCTATAAAAACTCTCGCATTTACTACTCATATTGTTAGAATTTCGGACAACAAATTGCTTAAAATATGAATCTGAACGACATGCTTCTACTGCTAGATCTTTGTCATAACAACTGTTTAAGGTAGGGTGTTCAACCATTATATTTATATCTAGCTACTCATTTGAAGTCCCAACCAACAGCTTAAGATACGAACATTGCACCaaaagcattttatattatttcaaatatagGAAAGGGTAACATGTAGCTCTGCAGACATGCACATATGAGCTACGCACAGATACTACATATCGTCCACAAGACCCATAAATACACACTGTTCGTCCAAGACGAACTAGAAATTAGCATTGAGGTTCATATATCCTCTACATTACAAATCAAGCAGCAGCAGTACTGGCATGCTTTGCTATAGTAAGATGCAACTCCTCTTTCTTTGCACCCACAACCTTGTCCACTAATTTGCCTTCTTTGAGGAACAAAAAGGTTGGCATGGCCTCCACAGCCCATTCCTCAGCCACAGTCTGCAGATAACAATTATAAACATAAGTTGGATTTTGTTGAACTACAAAGGAAATTCATGCCATTTAATGAGATGATCCTAATATAATGTAGAATTTTGATAAATTACTACTCATAcgaaaagcttaagctaatagcaAGGGGTGAATTCTAACACTCCCCTCAATGAGGGGGACCTAGCAAGTGGAATTTTAACTATGGTAAACTGAACTTGTGGGTTATATAACTTatccaaaagcctaagctataaaaaaattgagaaattaatCACTTGAATATTATTCTAATACATTTAACCAAATCATATTGGGTTTAATGATTTGAGACAGGTTAGGACTAGATTTGCTTACCTTCAATTCATCCACATCAACCTTCAGGAATGTGACATTGGGCATCTTCTTAGCAAACTCTGCCAGAATTGGGGCCATGAAACGGCATGGTCCACACCATGAAGCCGTGAAATCCACCACCACCTATCAAAGCAGCTTTCTTTGTTAGGGCATCGAAAGATTTCAAGAGATTCTAAAtagaacaaaagcaaaaaacaaatgcaTTGATTCCAAACATTTAGGGctgaaacaacaaaagcaaatcaGACAAAACCAATATTAACCACATCCATTGTTTAGTTTGAGCAGATATTATATTTGTAATAAAGCAACAATTAAGGGAgattccaaaaaaacaaatcatttcAGTGGCTCTCACTTGTCTCTGAAACCCTAATAGAGCtgcatatgcttttctaaacaAAGACTAAAACTTCTTGAGCCAATCCAAGAACCAAACCAACCCCAACAAGACCCTTATATTCAAATCACGTAATAATCACTCCCAATGCCTTGAAAACCCAAaatctagaagaagaaaaacaaatggagtatgaaaagaaaataacataccaaaaaaagaataaattgtgGTTAAACATACCAGTTTCTTGGACTCGTTTTCCCGCTGGAGATGATTGTTCCAAGCTTCAACGGTGTGGCAGCTAATCACTTGTCCCTCTTCCGCCATTTTCTCTCtgattcctttctttctttccaagcTGTGATTTGATATTTGCTCGATGGATAAAACGTACCCTGGgctgtatatatatagagctgACCTCAACTCTGCATTTACCATAAAGTCATCCATTTGAAGCTGAATTGCTAAAGTGCCATTTTTCTGAATGTGAACGCCGCGTATCGATCATGTGACGTGCGTGCCTATGTCATTGGCTTGCAATTCTGTATTAATGAATGGCAGGCGATGGAACGCGCGCGTTGACGCGAAAATTTGAGACAACGGGAATGTTTATCTTGAATGTTCTAATCGCCACCGACCAATCTTGTAGCTCTTTTATTTCCTCCGATCttccaaagataatatatatatatatatatgtgtgtgtgtgtgtgtgatgcTAAATAgtttcagcaatttttttttaattaaaatattaaaaaaaaaaaatttgctggcGTGATcagcaatttattttttaattaaaatgttttaaaaaaaaatttgttgtttatGCACACCAGTGTGCTGTGCTGTGaatcattattatatatatatatatatatatatatatataaaataaataagcttttaaagaaaaaattgaagagatgGACCGATGGTGATTCAACTAGCATCCTCAAAGTCAAAAGTCAAAAGGCTACTAATTAAAAGTCTAATGGATTTGCGGGCACGTTTCGTAGGGTCCGTTTGCAATTGCATTTGACAGGCCTAAAAGTTCTTTTGacattcaaaaagtctatttaaaaaaaaagtattcgtttggtaaaaaaattaaaagcgcttttaagggttcaaaaagcttaaaaatggataaaacgcacttttagcaaaaacttaaaaatgaagcttttcttacaaaaaaaaatgaagcttttaccaaaaaactatttttgacttaaaagttctatttctcaaacatgctcGTAAAGAACAACAATATTGGTTTAGTTTGTGGATGTATTTTTAATgggtgctttttgtttttgtatagAACATACCTTTTGGTGTGATATAAAggtaacatttatttttttgtttttttaaaatattttgtgttcaaattatttgttaacatttttattttaaaaaggaaaagcaaaagtcatgaaacaaaaattttaacgaaCAGAGTCAAGTTCCCGATTATCCACCTCTAACGCAATGGAAAAGGAACATGAAAAAAATGACGAAAGTAATAGATAAGCGAACGGGATTttgccaatttttaattttttttttttaaaaaattaatagatgAGTAAagaactacaagtctacaacaacaaacaatacaaaagaagaaagttactgaaatcaaatcaaagacgATAAGACCACGTTTTAGGGCCTTAGCTGAGGGAGATGATCCTATGTGCCTGCTTCCTAGTAGCTAGCTCTGGGCCTGGTTTACCTTTTCGGATTACGGGCCTTCGGATGGGCCAATTATTTCTGGGCACTCACTCCAGTGGGCCAAATTCATTATATAAGTATCAAGAAGAATTTGAGAGGCTAGAGTTGAACAACCGGAAATTCCGTATAAACCCAAAACGATCCCAATAATCCCGAGTCGAAGATCTTTCTCCCTGATTGAAACATGAAAGTGATGTAGGAAACAATAGGCACCACCACGTGAAGTAAGTGCACGTGCCACATAATCTGCACCAGCTCAATCTCTCCCACGTGGGAAATCCAAAGCCACATCCAAATATCCCCCCCCCCTCTCCATATTATCCACACCcgcctctctctccctctcaaaaCCACCAGATTTTCCAAACCGAAtgcaaaagaaaacataatggCAATTAACAAATCCTCCTTCTCCGCCAAACCTTTAACTCTCTCTTAAACATAcgcagagaaagaaaaatggcGCTTCTTCAGCTTATTCCCTCGTCTTCCTCTTCGTCGCTCTCTCACAAGCCCACTCTAAAGGCTAACAATATTCCGTCCCCTTTAAACCCAAACCCTGTATTGTTGCTCTCTCCGAAACGCACTTCTTTGCGAAGAAAACGCAGCTCCCTGCTTCGGTGCTCGGCCTCGTCTTTCTCTGAGAAGCACCATACGAATCCACCGAAGTCGAACGATGTGGTGGAGCTCCCGCTTTTTCCTCTCCCGCTCGTGCTCTTCCCTGGCGCGATCCTCCCGCTCCAGATCTTCGAGCTCCGATACCGGATGATGATGCACACGCTGCTCCAGACCGATCTCCGGTTCGGCGTTATTTACTCCGACGCCGTTTCTGGCACCACGGAGGTCGGTTGCGTCGGGGAGGTGGTGAAGCACGAGCGCCTCGTCGACGACCGGTTCTTCCTCATCTGCAAGGGCCAGGAACGGTTCCGAGTGACCAATCTGGTTCGGACCAAGCCCTACCTGGTCGCCGAGGTGACGTGGCTGGAGGACCGGCCGTCTGGCGACGGGGAAGAGGATCTGGAGGCGTTGGCGAGCGAGGTGGAGGGGCACATGAAGGACGTGATTAGGCTTTCGAACCGGCTCGGTGGTAAGCCGGAGAAGGAGGCACAGGACCTTCGCCGGAACCTCTTTCCGACGCCGTTTTCGTTCTTCGTTGGGAGCACCTTCGAGGGCGCGCCGAGAGAGCAGCAGGCGCTGCTGGAGTTGGAGGACACGGCGGCGAGGCTTAAGAGGGAGAAGGAGACCTTGCGGAACACGCTCAATTACTTGACGGCCGCCTCGGCCGTCAAGGATGTGTTTCCGTCTTCGTGATGCTCGGAGGTACTGTACTGATCGATTACTCTTAAGCTGTTGAAATTGCGTATTTTTGTACACCGTGTTTAAGGATTTTAGCGAAAGTTGTAAATTTTGATGTGTAATtggaattttagttttttgtttagttATTACTTATTAGATAGTTCCATACTGAAAGGTTTTATATatggtttagggtttaaatttGGTAACGTGGTGTTTGGTTCTCTTCTTCTGCTTTGAAATTACAGTGGAGGTACACCACTTTAATGGCCACGGTAATTTAGGTGCATTTGAGCTTATTAGGAAGTTTTTTTTCAGTAAAGTTCTTCGTCTAGCTTGTCAATAGGAAACTGAAACTCAGAGATTTGAGAGAACTTTGTTGTGAGGTTGGACCATAATGGTTATTCAGTCTGTTGTGGTTAAGAACAGAGTAATAGTAATCTCACAGAATGCACGAACAATTATAGGTTCATGCAAGGCTAATTTCACCTGGTATTTGATTTATTCATATATGCAAACATGACATGGCCATCATTACCTCAttacctaaaccctaaaaaaggAACCAGAAAGGAGGGAAATAAAACACTCTGTAAGTTCTTTGATTTCTTCTGGATTGTTATAATCAACAATCAAGTAATATTGGTGATCAAGTGAATGAGTTCTTAGATGTTGAAATTGTTGTATACTTCTAGTTCTAGTTAGGTGCGTCTGCTGTATACCTCATATGTACTTAGGTTGCGTTTTTCGCTTTTTAATGGTATTTtgatgactatatatataaagatgtcGCAATTGTAGGCACTGCTAAACACCAATAAAACCTAAACTTCTACCGACTCCAGTTGGGATAGCACTCCTAGCCTAGTCTCAGGCATTAGGTGTTTGGGATGTTTTGGCTAACAGAAGATAACAAAAACAGATAAGTTAATTGGGTTTTTAACAAGTATTGCCATGGTTGGGCGTTCTTAGATGGCTTTCCATTACAGAATTGGGTTTTATTTAGCACGTTGAGTGTTTAAACACCTGGAATATATACCAGATAAATTTTAGGGTGATCATCATGCATTggaaaattttaagttgagaTAAAAAGGAATCCATTGGTATTGGTGGAAAAGGGCTTAGATTGGGGGACAAATGCTAACCTCCATTTTTAGATGCATGTTTTtcctatgaaattacatcagctcaatcaaatttttctttcttattgcATTTCTGAACAAACTCGATTTATCTCACACTATGATATCCATGATTCTAAACTGAACTTATACAAGAAGTTCTGATCCAGTGTGCTGAACAATAGTTAAAGGCGGGAAACTAGATTCTCTATTGAAGATTGGATGAAAAGGATGATATGTGTTTCTTCAACAAGTCAGATTGGAGGGGTTTTGTATCTTGATGATTGGTGTGACAGatttttttgttcaatagcTAGTTTCTGGGAAATCAAAAGGTCCAAGTTGCATTTTTGATGGCCTGTATAGCCTGTTGTccttaaaaaagaatataacaaGAACGAGCATTTCATGTTTTTCATTGTTTGCATTTGgctatatatattggttaaagCAGCTGCTATCTATCAGAAAATTGTTTCATACATTTGATTGCTCTTTGTGGTTCCATGGAGCTTGGAATTTCATATTTGTACTGTGTTTGATGGTACCTACTGCTCAGTGGAAATTGAATATCCCAATGTTCTATGCCCTATGGGTTTGAAGTTGTGGAGATCTCAACATTTCTGCCGTAAAAGGGCAGAAAGAAGCTGTTATGCTGCTTTTCGAACCATTTACAGCATTCAGTAGGCTAAGCTCTCCGGTGGAAAGGTCAGGGGCTCATGGTAGGCTAAGCTCTCTGCTTGCTTGGATAGACCTACAGCTACAAATTGACATCCGGGGTTGTATAGCCAACTCACTGCACAAAAAATATTTGCCATTTCTTCTTTAGGACGCGTGTTTTGTGACTTTTGTTGCATAGCCAACTCACTGCACAAAAATATTTGTTAGGACGTGTGTTTTGTGACTTTTGAAATCCAAATGGGCGTTGTAAGCCTTCATATTATCGTTTGTAGACTTCAC encodes the following:
- the LOC132189076 gene encoding beta-galactosidase 5-like, which translates into the protein METRSVSKLLILLFTALFLGSELIQCSVTYDKKAIIINGQRRILISGSIHYPRSTPEMWEDLIMKAKNGGLDVIDTYVFWNAHEPSPGHYNFEGRYDLVRFIKTVQKVGLYAHLRIGPYVCAEWNFGGFPVWLKYVPGISFRTDNGPFKVAMQGFTQKIVQMMKNERLFASQGGPIILSQIENEYGPEGKGFGAAGHAYVNWAAKMAVGLNTGVPWVMCKEDDAPDPVINACNGFYCDAFSPNKPYKPTMWTEAWSGWFTEFGGPLYQRPVQDLAFSVARFIQKGGSYINYYMYHGGTNFGRTAGGPFVTTSYDYDAPIDEYGLIRQPKYGHLKELHRAIKLCEHSLVSSDPVVTSLGAYQQAHVFSSGPGRCAAFLANYRAKSAARVIFNNMHYNLPPWSISILPDCRNVVFNTARVGVQTSQMQMLPTDSQLFSWETYDEGISSLDDRSTITVGLLEQINVTRDATDYLWYMTSVDIHPLESFLRRGQKPTLSVQSTGHGVHIFINGQYSGSAFGTREQRQFTFTGPVNLHAGTNKIALLSIAVGLPNVGFRFETWKTGILGPVVLNGLDKGMRDLSWQKWSYQVGLKGEAMNLVSPNGASSVDWIRASVATQSQHPLTWYKAYFNAPRRDEPLALDMRSMGKGQVWINGKSIGRYWMAYAKGSCNTCSYSGTFRQGKCQFGCGQPTQRWYHVPRSWLMPTRNLLVVFEELGGDVSKISLVRRSVTSVCAEEYENRPTIANFSVEGHGESNILQQSKVHLQCAAGQSISTIKFASFGTPSGTCGSFQKGTCHAPNSLEVAEKNCIGRESCLVTISNTNFGMDPCPNMLKRLSVEATCSSAGTTTENNSRK
- the LOC132189763 gene encoding thioredoxin H-type-like, which translates into the protein MAEEGQVISCHTVEAWNNHLQRENESKKLVVVDFTASWCGPCRFMAPILAEFAKKMPNVTFLKVDVDELKTVAEEWAVEAMPTFLFLKEGKLVDKVVGAKKEELHLTIAKHASTAAA
- the LOC132189236 gene encoding uncharacterized protein LOC132189236; protein product: MALLQLIPSSSSSSLSHKPTLKANNIPSPLNPNPVLLLSPKRTSLRRKRSSLLRCSASSFSEKHHTNPPKSNDVVELPLFPLPLVLFPGAILPLQIFELRYRMMMHTLLQTDLRFGVIYSDAVSGTTEVGCVGEVVKHERLVDDRFFLICKGQERFRVTNLVRTKPYLVAEVTWLEDRPSGDGEEDLEALASEVEGHMKDVIRLSNRLGGKPEKEAQDLRRNLFPTPFSFFVGSTFEGAPREQQALLELEDTAARLKREKETLRNTLNYLTAASAVKDVFPSS